CTCGTCGCCGGCAACGCGGTACGCGTCGTCCTCGAACTTCGGGAGCTGGCCCGTCCCGGTCATCGACGCGCGCGAGACGAGCGCGGGGGGCCAGACCTCCTCGTAGCCGTGCTCGTCGGCGTGCGTGGTCATGCACCAGTTGAGCAGCGCGCGCACGAGCCGCGCGCCTGCGCCGCGGTAGCACGCGAACCCCGAGCCGCTGACCTTGACCGCGCGCTCGAGGTCGAAGAGGCCGAGCGCCGCGCCGACCTCCCAGTGCGGGCGCACGCCGTCGGACGGGCGCGGCTCGCCCCACGTGCGGACGACGACGTTCGCCTGCTCGCCGCCGGCCGGCACCTCGGGGAGCGGGACGTTAGGCAGTTCCAGGAGCAGCGCGTCGAGCTCCGCGTCGACGGCGGCGCGGCGCGCGTCGCCCGCGGCGATCGCGTCGCCGAGCGCGCGCGCCGCGGCGACGAGGTCGTCGGCCGGCGCGTTGGCCCGCTTGCGGCGGGCGACCTCCTGAGTGGCCGCGTTGCGCGCGGCCTTTTTCTCTTCGACTTCCGCGATCACGGCCCGCCGCTCGCGCTCGAGCGCGTCGAGGCGGTCGAGCACGGGCGCGAGGGCGTCGAGCGCGCCGCGGCGCGCGAGCCCCTCGCGCAGGCGGTCCGGCTGCTCGCGGAGCAGCTTCAAGTCGTGCATGAGAGCGGGGCGGGGCGGGGCGCGCGGCCGCGTCGGTTACGAACTGGGAACGCCCGCCGCGAACGACTTGAAGCTGCAGTTCGGATCGACGCGGGCGCTGAGATACATGGCCCGGGTCGTCGCGTTCACGCTGTCGATGACCATCTTGACGTAGAACGGCGACGCGACCGTACACCCAGTGCCCTGCACCTGCGCGACGATCGTCTGCCCGACCTTCACGCGGAACGCCGAGTCGGCCTGGTACGTGCCGCCCGGCGCCGCTTTCAACGAGTCGAAGAGCGTCGACGAGATCTGGAATCCCGTGCGCGGGCTGTACGTCGGCGAGACGACCAGCTTGGGCGGGAGCAGCACGATCTGCCCCGTCGAGTCGACGTCGAACGCGACGTCGAAATTCGGCACGAGCTCGCCGAGCGTGGACGAGAGGTACACCGCCGGACGCACCTCGGTGGGCGTGCGCAGCTCGATGGCGGAGTTCTGCGGCGCGACGACGGTGCTCAACGGGTACATCACGAACGTGGTCCCGATCGTCGGAAGGTACGCGGTGGGCGCGTACGGATCCTTGCCGCCGCACGCGGCGGCCCCGATCGCGCAGACGGCGACGCCAAGACCGGCGGTGCGCGCCAGCATCGACGTGGAGCGAGATGATGAGTGGTACGGACGAAGGCGGGGCGACAGCATGTGGGCGAACGATATCCGGCTACAGGCGGGGCGAGCAACCGATTGGGATACGCTTGACCACCCTCCCGCGTGCTCCTTAGTTCCGCAGTCGCACCCGCCCATTTCGCGCCCGTGCACCGCGGTCGTCCGGTGATCACGGTCGTGGGCGTTCGATCCTCCCCGGCATGTTATCGTTCCGCGACCAGTTGCGCGCGCTGCAGGCGCACCCCGGAGTTCGTGCCGTCGTCGCGGCAGGACGCGACGGGCTCTTGATCGACCACGCCGGCGCGTCGGCCGCCCCCGACGGCGTCGATGCCGAGCACGCGGCGGCCGCGGAGGACGAGACCGCGTTCGCCGAACATCTCGCGGCGCTCGCTCCCGGGCTCGTCGCCGCCGCCGACATGCTGGCCGACGCGCACGGCGGCGGCGGGCTCCGCTCGGTGGTCGTCGAATCGGCCGACGGACTGCTCGTCGCGCTGCCGGTGACGCCCGACGTCACGGTGGTCGCCGCGATTGACGCCGCGCACGAGGCGGCCGCGCACGCGATCGGACGCGTGCGCGGCGAGCGTAACGCGCTGGCGGGGGCGGTATGACGGGCACGGCGGCGGCCGAGGGCGGCGACGTGCGCCACGTGCTCGTGGCCGACGACGAACCACACATCGGGCGCATCATCCAGATGAAGCTGGAACAGGGCCCGTTCCGGGTGACGCTCGTGCCCGACGGACAGGCGGCGCTCGACGTCCTGCACGGCGGCGCGCCGATCGACCTCGTCCTCCTCGACCTGATGATGCCGCGACTGAGCGGGCTCGACGTGCTTGCCGCGTTGCGCAGCGACACGCGGTACGCGACCCTGCCCTGCATCATCCTCACCGCCGCCGGCCAGGAGCAGCAGTACCGTCAGGCGATGGCACTCGGCGCGACCGACTTCATGACCAAGCCGTTCAGCCCCAAGAAGCTGTACGCGCGCGCCGCCGAGCTCGCGGGCGTTTCCGACGGCGAGGCGGCCGCGTGAGCGACCCGTCGACGACGAGCGCGCCGCAGAGCGCGATGGACGGCGCGTGGGCCGTCGTGCTCGCGGGCGGCGTCGGTTCCCGGTTCTGGCCGATGAGCACCCCGTCGCGCCCGAAACAGCTGCTCGCGCTCGTCGACGAGCACCCGCTCCTCGCGAACACGCTGGCGCGCCTCACGCCGCTCGTGCCCGCGACGCGCACGCTCGTGCTGACGAACGCGGCGCTGCGCGACGCGGTGTGCGCGCTCGTTCCCGAGTTGCCGCCCGAGAACGTCATCGCGGAGCCCGCCCCGGCGGGCACGTGCGCCGCGCTGACATGGGCCGCGCGCGTCGTCGCCGACCGCGGCGGGCGCGCCGCCGTGATGCTCTGCGTGCATGCAGACTGGGCCGTCGCCGACCCCGCGCGCTTCCGCGCGGCGCTGCAGCATGCGGGCGAGACGGCCGCGGCGCACGCGAGCCTCGTCACGGTCGGGATCGTCCCGACGCGCGACGACCCGGGCTTCGGGTATATCCAGCCCGGGGACGCGATCGACGACGCGGCCGACGGCGCGGTCCGCCGCGTGGCGCGCTTCGTGGAAAAGCCGACGCGCGAACGCGCCGCGCGGATGCGTGCGGACGGGTACCTCTGGAATTCGGGGATCTTCGTCTGGCGGGCCGGCGACTTCCTCGACGAGGTCGACGCGCTCGCGCCGGAGGTCGCGCCCGCGCTCCGGACGTCGGGCGGCGACATCGCGCGCTTCTTTGCCGACGTCACGCCCGTCGCGGTCGACGTCGCCGTGATGGAGCGGAGCCGGCGCGTCCTCGTCATCCCCGGCGACTTCGGCTGGGACGACGTCGGCACGTGGGGCGCGCTCGGCCGCGTGCGCAGCCGCGACGCGGCCGACAACGCGCCCAACGGCGCGGTGTTCGCGATGGACGCGCGCCGCAACGTCGTGCACGCCGACGGGAACGCGGTCGTCCTCTACGGAGTAGATGACCTCGTCGTCGTGACGCGGCCCGGCCTCACGCTCGTCACGACGCCCGAGCGGTCGAGCGACCTCAAGGCCCTGCTCGACGTATTGCCCGCGGCGTTCCGGGACTGACGCGCATCGCGCGGTCGCGCGACGCGTATTCTTCCCCGCCCTCCCGAGCCCGCGTGCCCGCACTCTACCTGTACGACGACCGCGTCGCGCGGACGTTCGCGCCGTTCGCGCTGACGCGACCCGCGGCGGCGCTGCGCGCGGGCGCGCTGCTCGTCGCCGAGCGCTGGGCGCGGGCGTTGGGCGTGCCGGTCGCCGGGTACGTCACGTCGCCGGATCTTCAGGGTTTCGAGGAACCCGGCGCATCGCCCGTTGCGCCGGAGGTGCTGCCAGCCGGCGCCGTCGTCGCGAACGCGCGGTTCGCGCCGTCACTCGCGCGCGCCGCGGCTGACGACGTGGCCGTGTGGCGCGGTGGCGGACGGGTCGCGGCGGTGCGCCTCGACGCGCCGGTCGCCGCGGCCGCGCTCGTCGCCGCCGAGCACCCGCCCGCCGCGGCCGGTGCCGAAGCGACGCTGGACGGATGGTGGAACGACGCGGCGTGGGACTACGTCGGACAGCTGCAGACGCAGCTCGCGGCCGATCTGCCGGTGCTCGCGGCGGAGCTCGACACGGTCGAGCACCCGGGCGTGGTCCTCGGCGGCGGCGGCGTGTACGTCGAGCGCGGCGCGACCGTCGAGCCGTACGTCGTCTTCGACGTGAACGCCGGCCCGGTCGTCGTCCGGCGCGGCGCGACCGTGCAGGCGTTCACGCGCGTCGTCGGGCCGTGCTACGTCGGCGAACACTCGCTCGTGACCGCCGACCGGATCAGCGGCTGCGCGATCGGCGACCACTGCAAGGTGCACGGCGAGATCAGCGCGTCGGTGCTCGTCGGCCACGCGAACAAGGCGCACGACGGATTCGTCGGCCATTCGTACTTGGGCCGCTGGGTGAACCTCGGGGCCGGGACGACGACGAGCAACCTGAAGAACACCTACGGCACCGTCGCGCTCTGGACGCCGCAGGGCGTGCGCGACAGCGGCCTGCAGTTCCTCGGCACGCTCTTCGGCGACCACGCGAAGACGGGCATCGGCCTGACCCTCACGACCGGCACCGTGGTCGGCGCGGGGGCGAACGTGTACGAGCGCATGCCGCCGAAGTACGTGCCGCCCTTCTCGTGGGGCGGCGGCGCGCCGTACGACACGTACGACGTCGAGCGCTTTCTGCGCGTGGCCGAACGCGCGATGGCGCGGCGACAGCTGCCGCTCACCCCGGCGATGCGTGGGCTGCTCGCGCGGGCGCACGCGCGCCGCGGGGACGGGTGACGTGCGGCTCTGGGTGTTAGGCACGGGCAGCCGCGGAAACGCCGTCCTGCTCGAGAGCGACGGGGCGCGGCTGCTCGTGGACGCCGGCTTCGGCGTGCGGGCGCTGGCCGAGCGGCTCGCGGCCGCGCGCGTCGCGCCCGAGTCGATCGACGCCTGCGTGGTCACGCACGAGCACGCGGATCACGTAAAGGGCGTGCGGCACGCGGCGGCGCGCTGGGGCTGGGCGATCCACGCGTCGGCGGGCACCGCGGGCGCGCACGCGCCGCTCCGCGCCGGCAACGCGTCGACGTTCGCGGCCGGCGCGGGGTTCCGGGTCGGGCCGTTCGACGTGCAGACGGTGGCGACCCCGCATGACGCGGCGGAAAGCGTCGCGGTCGTCGTGACGTCGGACTCGGGCGCGCGAGCGGGCGTTTGCTACGACCTCGGCCACGCGCCGGACCCGGTACGGGCGGCGCTCGCCGAGTTGGACGTGCTGGTCTTAGAGGCGAACCACGACGAGGCGATGCTGCGCGCCGGGCCGTACCCGCCGTCGGTCGCCGAGCGCATCGCCGGGCGGTTCGGGCACCTGAGCAACCGCGCGGCGGGCGCGCTCGCGCGGCAGATCGCCGGCGCGGGGCTCCGCCACGTCGTGCTCGCCCACCTGAGCGAGTCGTGCAACGAGCCGCGCCTTGCGAGCGCGGACGTCGGCGCCGCGCTCGCCCGCACGCGCTTCCGCGGGGCGATCACGCCGGCGTTGCAGGACCTCGTCGCCGGGCCGTTCGTCGCGACCGCGCACAAACGGTCCGGCGGCGCCGAGCAGCTCGCGCTCGGCCTGTAGTCGGTCGCGGGCGCCGCGCCGCGCAATGCCGCCGGGATGTGCGGGTTGCCTACGCCGGGCGGCCGGACGATCGTTCGACGCCGGCGCCTCGACGAGTTTCTGCTCGACGCCGTGCTTCCGTCCTCCCTCACGTCGAGCCAGGGCTATCTCCGATGCAGGAATTCCAGCGCCTGATCGAGAACAACCGCCGGTGGGCCGCCGCGTCGGTCGCCGAGAACCCGACGTACTTCAGCGACATGGCGGCGGGGCAGCAGCCGTTGTTCCTCTACATCGGCTGTGCGGACAGCCGCGTGCCCGCCGAGGTGATGACCGGCCTCGGGCCGGGCGAGCTGTTCGTGCACCGAAACATCGCGAACGTCGTGATGCCGAGCGACCTGAACGCGATGAGCGTGCTGCAGTACGCCGTGGACGTGCTCAACGTGAAGCACATCATCGTCACCGGCCACTACGGCTGTGGCGGCGTGAAGGCGGCGATGGGAACGCAGTCGCACGGGCTGGTCGACCACTGGTTGGTCCCGATCCGCAACGTCGTGCGCTGGAACCGCGCGGAGCTCGACGCCATCGAGGACGAACAGGCGCGGTTCGATCGGCTCGTGGAGCTCAACGTGCTGGAGCAGCTCTACCACCTGAGCGAGACGCCGGTGATCCAGCAGGCGTGGGGGCGCGCCAGGCGGCCGCTCGTGCACGGGCTCGTGTACGACATGCGCGAGGGACTGCTGCGCGAGGTCGCGACGAACATCGGCTCGCAGGAGGACGCCGACCGGCTCGGCATTAAACGCCTTCCGGGGCCGAGCGCGCCGGCGACAATGCCGGCCGGCGCGGGCGCTGTGACCGAGGAGGCGCTCGCCGACCAGATCGCGGCGCGCGTGGCAGAGCGGCTCGCCGGCGTTCCGCGTTAGGCCACGCGCGCCGGGCTCGGCGGGTACGAACGACGGCGGGGGCGTCCGATGGACGCCCCCGCCGTTTCGTGCTTGCCGAACGAGCCGGGCTTAGTACATCCCGCCCATGCCACCGCCCGCGCCGGCGCCGGCCGCGGCAGGGGCCTTGTCTTCCTTCTTCTCGACGATCAGCGCTTCGGTCGTGAGGAGGAGGCCCGAGATCGACGCCGCGTTCTGCAGCGCGGTCCGGGTGACCTTGGTCGGGTCGATGACGCCGGCCTGCACGAGGTCCTCGTACGTGTCGGTCAGCGCGTTGTAGCCGTACTTGCTGTCCGAGTTCGAGCGCACCTTCTCCAGGACTATCGAGCCCTCGGCGCCCGCGTTCTGCACGATCATGCGGAGCGGCTCCTCGACCGCGCGCCGGATGATCTGCACGCCGATCTGCTCGTCCGTGTCGTCGAGCTTGAGGCCCTCGAGGGCCTTCTGGGCGCGCACGAGCGCCACGCCGCCGCCCGGGACGATGCCCTCCTCGACGGCCGCGCGGGTCGCGTGCAGCGCGTCCTCAACGCGGGCCTTCTTCTCCTTCATCTCGGCCTCGGTGGCCGCGCCGACGTTGATCACCGCGACGCCGCCCGCGAGCTTCGCGAGGCGCTCCTGGAGCTTCTCCTTGTCGTAGTCGGAGGTGCTCTTCTCGATCGAGCCGCGGATCTCCTTGATGCGGCCCTGGATCGCGTCCTGGGTGCCCGCGCCGTCGATCAGCGTCGTGTTGTCCTTGTCGATCACGATGCGCTTGGCGCGCCCGAGGTCGGAGAGGACGGCGTTCTCGAGCTTAAAGCCGACTTCGTCGGAGATGACCTGGCCGGCCGTCAGCGTGGCGACGTCCTGCAGCATCGCCTTGCGGCGGTCGCCGAAGCCCGGGGCCTTGACGGCCGCGACGCGGAGCGTGCCGCGCAGCTTGTTGACGACGAGCGTGGCGAGCGCCTCGCCCTCGACGTCCTCGGCGATGATGAGGAGCGGGCGCCCCGCCTGCGCGACCTTCTCGAGCGCGGGGAGCAGGTCCTTCATCGACGAGATCTTCTTGTCGTGGATCAGGATGTAGGCGTCCTCGAGGACGGCCTCCATCTTGTCCGGGTCGGTCACGAAGTACGGCGAGAGATAGCCGCGGTCGAACTGCATGCCGTCGACCGTCTCGAGCGTCGTCTCGAGGCCCTTGGCCTCCTCGACCGTGATCACGCCGTCCTTGCCGACCTTCTCCATCGCGTCCGCGATGAGGTTGCCGATCTCGTGGTCGTTGTTGGCCGAAATGGCGCCGACCTGCGCGATCTCCTTCTTGCCCGACGTCGGGACCGAGATGCGCTTGAGCTCCTCGGTGACCGCGCCGACGGCCTTGTCGATGCCGCGCTTGAGCGCCATCGGGTTGACGCCAGCGGTGACGTTCTTGAGGCCCTCGCGGAAGATCGCCTGCGCCAGGACCGTCGCGGTCGTGGTGCCGTCGCCCGCGTTGTCGGAGGTCTTCGTCGCGACCTCCTTGACCATCTGCGCGCCCATGTTCTCGAGCGGGTCGTTCAGCTCGATCTCCTTCGCGACCGTGACGCCGTCCTTGGTCACGGTGGGGGCGCCGAACTTCTTGTCAATGACGACGTTGCGGCCCTTGGGGCCGAGCGTGACCTTGACGGCCTCGGCGAGCTGGTCGACGCCGCGCTTGAGCGCCGCGCGCGCGTCCGTGTTGAAATGCAGTTCCTTCGCAGCCATGGGGAGTCCCGGTGGTCGAAGTGTGAGTTAGTTACG
This is a stretch of genomic DNA from Gemmatimonadetes bacterium T265. It encodes these proteins:
- the serS gene encoding serine--tRNA ligase, yielding MHDLKLLREQPDRLREGLARRGALDALAPVLDRLDALERERRAVIAEVEEKKAARNAATQEVARRKRANAPADDLVAAARALGDAIAAGDARRAAVDAELDALLLELPNVPLPEVPAGGEQANVVVRTWGEPRPSDGVRPHWEVGAALGLFDLERAVKVSGSGFACYRGAGARLVRALLNWCMTTHADEHGYEEVWPPALVSRASMTGTGQLPKFEDDAYRVAGDELFLVPTAEVPVTNLYRDELLDAAELPKAFVAYTPCFRREAGSAGKDTRGIQRLHQFDKVELVRYAAPERSSDELELLTRHAERLLQLLDLPYRVVLLAAGDTGFASAKTYDLEVWAPGVARWLEVSSCSVFTDFQARRANIRYRPAAGEKPRFVHTLNGSGLAFPRVIAALLEVHQRADGTVDVPAPLRPYVGAERLGPR
- the manC_2 gene encoding mannose-1-phosphate guanylyltransferase, whose product is MSDPSTTSAPQSAMDGAWAVVLAGGVGSRFWPMSTPSRPKQLLALVDEHPLLANTLARLTPLVPATRTLVLTNAALRDAVCALVPELPPENVIAEPAPAGTCAALTWAARVVADRGGRAAVMLCVHADWAVADPARFRAALQHAGETAAAHASLVTVGIVPTRDDPGFGYIQPGDAIDDAADGAVRRVARFVEKPTRERAARMRADGYLWNSGIFVWRAGDFLDEVDALAPEVAPALRTSGGDIARFFADVTPVAVDVAVMERSRRVLVIPGDFGWDDVGTWGALGRVRSRDAADNAPNGAVFAMDARRNVVHADGNAVVLYGVDDLVVVTRPGLTLVTTPERSSDLKALLDVLPAAFRD
- a CDS encoding MBL fold metallo-hydrolase, whose protein sequence is MRLWVLGTGSRGNAVLLESDGARLLVDAGFGVRALAERLAAARVAPESIDACVVTHEHADHVKGVRHAAARWGWAIHASAGTAGAHAPLRAGNASTFAAGAGFRVGPFDVQTVATPHDAAESVAVVVTSDSGARAGVCYDLGHAPDPVRAALAELDVLVLEANHDEAMLRAGPYPPSVAERIAGRFGHLSNRAAGALARQIAGAGLRHVVLAHLSESCNEPRLASADVGAALARTRFRGAITPALQDLVAGPFVATAHKRSGGAEQLALGL
- a CDS encoding carbonic anhydrase, with the translated sequence MQEFQRLIENNRRWAAASVAENPTYFSDMAAGQQPLFLYIGCADSRVPAEVMTGLGPGELFVHRNIANVVMPSDLNAMSVLQYAVDVLNVKHIIVTGHYGCGGVKAAMGTQSHGLVDHWLVPIRNVVRWNRAELDAIEDEQARFDRLVELNVLEQLYHLSETPVIQQAWGRARRPLVHGLVYDMREGLLREVATNIGSQEDADRLGIKRLPGPSAPATMPAGAGAVTEEALADQIAARVAERLAGVPR
- the groL gene encoding 60 kDa chaperonin, with the translated sequence MAAKELHFNTDARAALKRGVDQLAEAVKVTLGPKGRNVVIDKKFGAPTVTKDGVTVAKEIELNDPLENMGAQMVKEVATKTSDNAGDGTTTATVLAQAIFREGLKNVTAGVNPMALKRGIDKAVGAVTEELKRISVPTSGKKEIAQVGAISANNDHEIGNLIADAMEKVGKDGVITVEEAKGLETTLETVDGMQFDRGYLSPYFVTDPDKMEAVLEDAYILIHDKKISSMKDLLPALEKVAQAGRPLLIIAEDVEGEALATLVVNKLRGTLRVAAVKAPGFGDRRKAMLQDVATLTAGQVISDEVGFKLENAVLSDLGRAKRIVIDKDNTTLIDGAGTQDAIQGRIKEIRGSIEKSTSDYDKEKLQERLAKLAGGVAVINVGAATEAEMKEKKARVEDALHATRAAVEEGIVPGGGVALVRAQKALEGLKLDDTDEQIGVQIIRRAVEEPLRMIVQNAGAEGSIVLEKVRSNSDSKYGYNALTDTYEDLVQAGVIDPTKVTRTALQNAASISGLLLTTEALIVEKKEDKAPAAAGAGAGGGMGGMY